One genomic window of Halorubrum hochsteinianum includes the following:
- a CDS encoding cupin domain-containing protein: MTLDSYATAVADLDPAPGEVETAELVVTDDALVKAFVLGPDAAVDPHEHADATNVFHVVEGEPTVIRDGDEEALAAPAVVPNERGAVHGARNDTTDRAVLTATLAPLN, encoded by the coding sequence ATGACGCTCGACAGCTACGCGACGGCGGTCGCCGACCTCGACCCCGCCCCCGGGGAGGTCGAGACGGCCGAGCTCGTCGTCACCGACGACGCGCTCGTGAAGGCGTTCGTCCTCGGCCCAGACGCGGCCGTGGACCCGCACGAACACGCCGACGCCACGAACGTGTTCCACGTGGTCGAGGGCGAACCGACCGTGATCCGCGACGGCGACGAGGAGGCGCTCGCGGCCCCGGCGGTGGTGCCCAACGAGCGCGGCGCGGTCCACGGCGCGCGCAACGACACGACCGACCGGGCCGTCCTCACGGCCACCCTCGCCCCGCTCAACTGA